One part of the Larimichthys crocea isolate SSNF chromosome XIX, L_crocea_2.0, whole genome shotgun sequence genome encodes these proteins:
- the jam2a gene encoding junctional adhesion molecule 2A isoform X2 — protein MEGTSLYVPVVILLMQCSPSVPVTVSTKKHNVEVREESDAVLSCIFHTERDPDPRIEWKKKGKDIAFVYYNGHFKPPFDGRATIEGATVTLRKVTQEDAGEYRCEISAPMDSVTLGETNVTLKVLVPPHTPSCEIPSGAVTGSVVQLRCRDRQSIPPATYSWFKDDQLISAPRNANATYLINSHTGILEFKAVAKEDTGRYSCRASNRVGSQMCEGKHMTIEDVNVPAVVAAVVVVCLVVVICGCGGFLLHRNGFFSRHRGRSFWISQCHGAAHISSQTLHRTEDTSNVNYIPPPQEPQDFKHTQSFML, from the exons ATGGAGGGGACGTCCCTGTATGTTCCTGTTGTGATTTTACTGATGCAAT GTTCCCCATCCGTACCCGTCACCGTGTCGACCAAGAAACACAATGTGGAGGTGCGCGAGGAATCAG atgccGTCCTGTCCTGCATAttccacacagagagagaccCGGATCCACGAATTGAGTGGAAGAAGAAGGGCAAAGATATTGCCTTTGTGTACTATAACGGACACTTCAAAC CTCCCTTCGATGGCCGGGCGACCATTGAAGGGGCCACGGTGACGCTCCGAAAGGTGACCCAGGAGGACGCCGGGGAGTACCGCTGTGAAATCAGTGCTCCTATGGATTCCGTGACCTTGGGCGAGACCAACGTGACGCTCAAAGTCTTGG TGCCTCCACACACCCCGTCATGCGAAATCCCCAGTGGGGCAGTGACGGGCTCAGTGGTGCAGCTGCGCTGTAGGGACCGGCAGAGCATCCCGCCCGCTACATACTCCTGGTTCAAGGACGACCAGCTGATCAGCGCGCCCCGCAACGCAAACGCTACCTATCTAATCAACTCCCACACAGGAATactg GAGTTTAAAGCGGTGGCCAAAGAGGACACCGGTCGATACAGCTGCCGGGCTTCCAACAGAGTGGGATCTCAGATGTGCGAGGGCAAGCACATGAcgatag AGGACGTCAACGTCCCGGCCGTGGTGGCGGCGGTTGTGGTGGTCTGCCTGGTCGTCGTGATCTGCGGATGCGGGGGATTCCTCCTCCACCGTAACGGGTTCTTCAGCC GACACAGAGGAAG GTCATTTTGGATCTCCCAGTGTCATGGTGCAGCCCACATCAGCAGCCAAACCCTGCACAGAACTGAGGACAC gtcCAATGTCAACTACATCCCTCCACCCCAAGAA CCCCAGGATTTTAAACACACCCAGTCATTCATGCTCTGA
- the jam2a gene encoding junctional adhesion molecule 2A isoform X1 — protein sequence MEGTSLYVPVVILLMQCSPSVPVTVSTKKHNVEVREESDAVLSCIFHTERDPDPRIEWKKKGKDIAFVYYNGHFKPPFDGRATIEGATVTLRKVTQEDAGEYRCEISAPMDSVTLGETNVTLKVLVPPHTPSCEIPSGAVTGSVVQLRCRDRQSIPPATYSWFKDDQLISAPRNANATYLINSHTGILEFKAVAKEDTGRYSCRASNRVGSQMCEGKHMTIEDVNVPAVVAAVVVVCLVVVICGCGGFLLHRNGFFSPGHRGRSFWISQCHGAAHISSQTLHRTEDTSNVNYIPPPQEPQDFKHTQSFML from the exons ATGGAGGGGACGTCCCTGTATGTTCCTGTTGTGATTTTACTGATGCAAT GTTCCCCATCCGTACCCGTCACCGTGTCGACCAAGAAACACAATGTGGAGGTGCGCGAGGAATCAG atgccGTCCTGTCCTGCATAttccacacagagagagaccCGGATCCACGAATTGAGTGGAAGAAGAAGGGCAAAGATATTGCCTTTGTGTACTATAACGGACACTTCAAAC CTCCCTTCGATGGCCGGGCGACCATTGAAGGGGCCACGGTGACGCTCCGAAAGGTGACCCAGGAGGACGCCGGGGAGTACCGCTGTGAAATCAGTGCTCCTATGGATTCCGTGACCTTGGGCGAGACCAACGTGACGCTCAAAGTCTTGG TGCCTCCACACACCCCGTCATGCGAAATCCCCAGTGGGGCAGTGACGGGCTCAGTGGTGCAGCTGCGCTGTAGGGACCGGCAGAGCATCCCGCCCGCTACATACTCCTGGTTCAAGGACGACCAGCTGATCAGCGCGCCCCGCAACGCAAACGCTACCTATCTAATCAACTCCCACACAGGAATactg GAGTTTAAAGCGGTGGCCAAAGAGGACACCGGTCGATACAGCTGCCGGGCTTCCAACAGAGTGGGATCTCAGATGTGCGAGGGCAAGCACATGAcgatag AGGACGTCAACGTCCCGGCCGTGGTGGCGGCGGTTGTGGTGGTCTGCCTGGTCGTCGTGATCTGCGGATGCGGGGGATTCCTCCTCCACCGTAACGGGTTCTTCAGCC CAGGACACAGAGGAAG GTCATTTTGGATCTCCCAGTGTCATGGTGCAGCCCACATCAGCAGCCAAACCCTGCACAGAACTGAGGACAC gtcCAATGTCAACTACATCCCTCCACCCCAAGAA CCCCAGGATTTTAAACACACCCAGTCATTCATGCTCTGA
- the mrpl39 gene encoding large ribosomal subunit protein mL39 — MATRSACRALERRFASAAAAAAAAAAARPLVAEVRSQRNAVFSREQARQRALYPRIEKIEVSMQGPGLDGTLLVMNRGMSTPLSCARHLTEYHVNNSVLALVDGEPWPLHQPLTDSCSMTLLTFKDSDPTLANQAYWRSCAALLGQVLQTAFKDDYTVELLSTPEVPVTSGAFCCDVALDPQLDSWTPSEESLRSLTKGAQQLIHKDLPWEPLEVAPSVALEVFSHSRCKQEEVEEKAAQHPKGRVTLYRCGDHVLLSAGPLVARTGLCSQYEVTALHSLGQGPWGLHRRAQGLSLPLQLQAHHTVWRKLRQRAEKLVEVSRLEEAAPPSPPDSTPPPTSQ; from the exons ATGGCGACCAGGTCCGCGTGTCGAGCTCTCGAGCGCC GTTTTGCGTCTGCTgctgcggcggcggcggcggctgctgctgcacgTCCGTTGGTCGCGGAGGTGCGCAGCCAGCGCAACGCCGTCTTCTCCAGAGAGCAGGCCAGGCAGAGAGCGCTGTACCCCCGCATCGAGAAGATCGAGGTGTCCATGCAGGGCCCGGGGCTGGACGGTACACTGCTCGTCATGAACAGAGGGATGTCCACGCCGCTGAGCTGTGCCAGAC ATCTGACGGAGTATCATGTGAACAACTCGGTGCTGGCCCTGGTGGACGGGGAGCCTTGGCCTCTCCACCAGCCCCTCACCGACTCCTGCTCGATGACTCTGCTCACCTTTAAAGACAGCGACCCGACGCTGGCCAACCAG GCCTACTGGCGTTCCTGCGCCGCCTTGCTCGGTCAGGTGCTGCAGACTGCGTTCAAGGACGACTATACCGTGGAGCTGCTCAGCACACCTGAGGTGCCAG TCACTTCAGGAGCCTTCTGCTGCGATGTGGCCCTCGACCCTCAGCTGGATTCATGGACTCCCTCTGAG gagTCGTTGCGGTCTCTGACCAAAGGGGCCCAGCAGCTGATCCACAAGGACTTGCCCTGGGAGCCTCTGGAGGTGGCGCCCTCTGTGGCGCTGGAGGTCTTCTCACACAGCAG gtgtaaacaggaagaggtggaggagaaggcaGCGCAGCATCCCAAAGGCAGAGTGACGCTCTACAG ATGTGGTGACCATGTGCTGCTGAGCGCAGGCCCCCTGGTGGCCAGGACGGGCCTGTGCTCCCAGTACGAGGTGACGGCCCTCCACAGCCTGGGACAGGGACCCTGGGGCCTCCACCGCCGAGCACAGGGCCTCTCCCTGCCCCTGCAGCTGCAG gctCACCACACAGTCTGGAGGAAACTGAGGCAACGGGCAGAGAAGCTG gTTGAGGTGTCACGACTCGAAGAAGCagctccaccctctcctcctgaCTCAACTCCACCTCCGACCAGCCAGTAA
- the jam2a gene encoding junctional adhesion molecule 2A isoform X4 yields the protein MEGTSLYVPVVILLMQCSPSVPVTVSTKKHNVEVREESDAVLSCIFHTERDPDPRIEWKKKGKDIAFVYYNGHFKPPFDGRATIEGATVTLRKVTQEDAGEYRCEISAPMDSVTLGETNVTLKVLVPPHTPSCEIPSGAVTGSVVQLRCRDRQSIPPATYSWFKDDQLISAPRNANATYLINSHTGILEFKAVAKEDTGRYSCRASNRVGSQMCEGKHMTIEDVNVPAVVAAVVVVCLVVVICGCGGFLLHRNGFFSRHRGRSNVNYIPPPQEPQDFKHTQSFML from the exons ATGGAGGGGACGTCCCTGTATGTTCCTGTTGTGATTTTACTGATGCAAT GTTCCCCATCCGTACCCGTCACCGTGTCGACCAAGAAACACAATGTGGAGGTGCGCGAGGAATCAG atgccGTCCTGTCCTGCATAttccacacagagagagaccCGGATCCACGAATTGAGTGGAAGAAGAAGGGCAAAGATATTGCCTTTGTGTACTATAACGGACACTTCAAAC CTCCCTTCGATGGCCGGGCGACCATTGAAGGGGCCACGGTGACGCTCCGAAAGGTGACCCAGGAGGACGCCGGGGAGTACCGCTGTGAAATCAGTGCTCCTATGGATTCCGTGACCTTGGGCGAGACCAACGTGACGCTCAAAGTCTTGG TGCCTCCACACACCCCGTCATGCGAAATCCCCAGTGGGGCAGTGACGGGCTCAGTGGTGCAGCTGCGCTGTAGGGACCGGCAGAGCATCCCGCCCGCTACATACTCCTGGTTCAAGGACGACCAGCTGATCAGCGCGCCCCGCAACGCAAACGCTACCTATCTAATCAACTCCCACACAGGAATactg GAGTTTAAAGCGGTGGCCAAAGAGGACACCGGTCGATACAGCTGCCGGGCTTCCAACAGAGTGGGATCTCAGATGTGCGAGGGCAAGCACATGAcgatag AGGACGTCAACGTCCCGGCCGTGGTGGCGGCGGTTGTGGTGGTCTGCCTGGTCGTCGTGATCTGCGGATGCGGGGGATTCCTCCTCCACCGTAACGGGTTCTTCAGCC GACACAGAGGAAG gtcCAATGTCAACTACATCCCTCCACCCCAAGAA CCCCAGGATTTTAAACACACCCAGTCATTCATGCTCTGA
- the jam2a gene encoding junctional adhesion molecule 2A isoform X3 — protein sequence MEGTSLYVPVVILLMQCSPSVPVTVSTKKHNVEVREESDAVLSCIFHTERDPDPRIEWKKKGKDIAFVYYNGHFKPPFDGRATIEGATVTLRKVTQEDAGEYRCEISAPMDSVTLGETNVTLKVLVPPHTPSCEIPSGAVTGSVVQLRCRDRQSIPPATYSWFKDDQLISAPRNANATYLINSHTGILEFKAVAKEDTGRYSCRASNRVGSQMCEGKHMTIEDVNVPAVVAAVVVVCLVVVICGCGGFLLHRNGFFSPGHRGRSNVNYIPPPQEPQDFKHTQSFML from the exons ATGGAGGGGACGTCCCTGTATGTTCCTGTTGTGATTTTACTGATGCAAT GTTCCCCATCCGTACCCGTCACCGTGTCGACCAAGAAACACAATGTGGAGGTGCGCGAGGAATCAG atgccGTCCTGTCCTGCATAttccacacagagagagaccCGGATCCACGAATTGAGTGGAAGAAGAAGGGCAAAGATATTGCCTTTGTGTACTATAACGGACACTTCAAAC CTCCCTTCGATGGCCGGGCGACCATTGAAGGGGCCACGGTGACGCTCCGAAAGGTGACCCAGGAGGACGCCGGGGAGTACCGCTGTGAAATCAGTGCTCCTATGGATTCCGTGACCTTGGGCGAGACCAACGTGACGCTCAAAGTCTTGG TGCCTCCACACACCCCGTCATGCGAAATCCCCAGTGGGGCAGTGACGGGCTCAGTGGTGCAGCTGCGCTGTAGGGACCGGCAGAGCATCCCGCCCGCTACATACTCCTGGTTCAAGGACGACCAGCTGATCAGCGCGCCCCGCAACGCAAACGCTACCTATCTAATCAACTCCCACACAGGAATactg GAGTTTAAAGCGGTGGCCAAAGAGGACACCGGTCGATACAGCTGCCGGGCTTCCAACAGAGTGGGATCTCAGATGTGCGAGGGCAAGCACATGAcgatag AGGACGTCAACGTCCCGGCCGTGGTGGCGGCGGTTGTGGTGGTCTGCCTGGTCGTCGTGATCTGCGGATGCGGGGGATTCCTCCTCCACCGTAACGGGTTCTTCAGCC CAGGACACAGAGGAAG gtcCAATGTCAACTACATCCCTCCACCCCAAGAA CCCCAGGATTTTAAACACACCCAGTCATTCATGCTCTGA